The genomic region ATCTTCAAGCATTGTAAAAGGCGAGACATTGAGAGACACTGCAAAAAATCTTGAGGCAATGAACCCGGACTGCATTGTCCTAAGACATTCCTCAAGCGGTGCGCCGCATATCTTATCAAAACTTGTCCAATGCCCTGTTATAAACGCAGGAGACGGCTGCCATGAGCATCCGAGTCAGGCATTGCTTGACTTGCTGACGGTTAAAGAAAGACTTGGAAGGATAGAGGGTTTAAAGGTTGCAATCATCGGCGACATCCTTCATTCAAGAGTTGCAAGAAGCAATATCTACGGATGGGTAAAACTAGGCGCAGAGGTAAGAGTTGCAGGGCTTCCTACAATGCTCCCTTGTGAAATTGAAAAGATGGGATGCAGGGTTTTTTATAATATTGAAGATGCAATAAAAGATGCGGATGTCATAATGATGTTGAGGATTCAACTGGAAAGGCAGAAGGCGGGCTTGTTTCCAAGTGTCAGGGAGTATTCAAGACTTTTCGGTCTGGATGCAAAGAAACTTGAGACAGCAAAGAAAGATGTGATTATTCTCCATCCCGGCCCTATAAACAGGGGTGTGGAAATTTCATCTGATATTGCAGACGGCAAATATTCTTTGATTTTAGACCAAGTGAAAAACGGCGTTGCAGTAAGGATGGCATTATTTTATCTCCTTCTCGGAGGCAGTCGTGAATAAAATTAAAGCCCCCACCCCACACCCCCCAGCCTCAAGCCTCTTAATAAAAGGCGGCAGAGTTGTTGACCCTGCAAATGGGATTGACGGGATTTTTGATATTTATTGTGTTGACTGGAAGATTGCTGCAATAGAAAAGTCAGGAGTCAGGAGTAGGGAGTCGGGAGTCAGGAGTATTGACGCAGCCGGCTTAATTGTCTGTCCAGGCTTTATTGACATGCACACGCATTTAAGGGAGCCGGGATATGAATATAAAGAGGATATAAAAACAGGGACAATGGCAGCAGCAGCAGGAGGTTGGACAAGCGTAGCGTGTATGGCAAACACAGACCCTGTGAATGACAATTCGTCTGTAACAGACTACATATTAAAAAAAGCAAAAGAAGAAGGCATTGTCCATGTCCTTCCAATCGGCGCAGTAACAAAAGGTCTTAAAGGCGAGACCCTTGCAGAGATTGGCGAATTAAAAGACGCTGGATGTATTGCGATATCGGATGACGGCAGGACCATTATGAACAGCCGCATAATGAGGCTGGCAATGGAGTATTCAAAACCCTTTAATTTACCTGTCATTTCGCATTGCGAGGATTTAAGCCTTGCATTAGACGGCGTTATGAATGAGGGCTTTATCTCAACGAAACTTGGTTTAAAAGGCATTCCGAATGCAGTTGAGGATGTTATGGTTGCAAGGGATATTGCATTGGCAGAACGGACAGGCGCAAAACTGCACATTGCGCACATATCCACAAAAGGCGCTGTTGAACTTGTGAGGAATGCAAAGAAAAGGGGCATAAATGTTACAGCAGAGGCTGCGCCGCATCATTTCACATTAACAGACGAGGCGGTGAGCGGCTACAACACAAATGCAAAGATGAATCCGCCGCTTCGCAGTCCAGAAGATGTTGAAGCAATAAAAATTGGGTTAAAAGACGGCACAATAGATGCAATTGCCACAGACCATGCGCCGCAGAATACTGATGAGAAGGATGTGGAATTTGATAAGGCGGCAAATGGGATTATTGGTCTGGAAACTGCATTTCCATTATCTTTAAGACTTGTTGACGAGGGGGTTTTATCCATGAGCGCACTTATTGAAAAACTCTCTGCAAACCCGGCAAGGATTTTAGAACTTGCTCAAAAAGGTTCTCTAAAAGTCGGCAATGACGCAGACATAACAATTATTGACTTAAATAAGGAATGGGTTGTTGACGCAGACAAACTAAAATCCAAAAGCAAAAACACTCCGTTTGATGGATGGAGGATGAAGGGAATGGCTTCAAAAACGATTGTGGCAGGGAAGGTAGTTTATGAAGGATAAAAATACAAAGCATTTCGGGTAGGATGTGGGATTGAGATGAAGGAGAAAGACCTTTGCGACCTATGTGGCGGGGAATTGGAGCATAAAAAAATAGATTTGGAGGTTCACATCCAAAAAGAACTGATAATCTGTGAAGACCTGCCTGCAGATATATGCAAACAGTGCGGTGAAAAATACTTCAGCGCCGATGTTTCTTCAAAGATCGACATATTTATTAAAAGGTATCAGAAAAAAAGGCCTTCACGGTATATCCTGTTCGGTTTTTTCCGGGGAGGTGGTGTTGAAGTAGGGCTTGTGGAAAAACGGATACCAAGGGCAAATCTCACAAAAGACATGGCAAAGGCAGTTGACATAGATACCCCCGCCTTTACAGGCGGGGTTCTTTTTACAGGTCAAGCTGCGCTTGTCCTGTGTCTTCCTCTGTCTGCATTTCAACATACTTCCTTATTATTTCCTCATTGATACCTACCGTTGAGACGAAAAATCCTTTAGACCAAATGCCCTGTCTATCCCAATATACCTTCTCAAGAAAACGAAACTTCAAA from Deltaproteobacteria bacterium harbors:
- a CDS encoding aspartate carbamoyltransferase catalytic subunit, translating into MKLKRKDILGVEELERDEIELILKTAETFKEVSEREIKKVPTLRGRTIINLFYEPSTRTRTSFEIAAKRMSADAVNISASSSSIVKGETLRDTAKNLEAMNPDCIVLRHSSSGAPHILSKLVQCPVINAGDGCHEHPSQALLDLLTVKERLGRIEGLKVAIIGDILHSRVARSNIYGWVKLGAEVRVAGLPTMLPCEIEKMGCRVFYNIEDAIKDADVIMMLRIQLERQKAGLFPSVREYSRLFGLDAKKLETAKKDVIILHPGPINRGVEISSDIADGKYSLILDQVKNGVAVRMALFYLLLGGSRE
- a CDS encoding type II toxin-antitoxin system MqsA family antitoxin, which translates into the protein MKEKDLCDLCGGELEHKKIDLEVHIQKELIICEDLPADICKQCGEKYFSADVSSKIDIFIKRYQKKRPSRYILFGFFRGGGVEVGLVEKRIPRANLTKDMAKAVDIDTPAFTGGVLFTGQAALVLCLPLSAFQHTSLLFPH
- a CDS encoding transposase; this encodes MKFRFLEKVYWDRQGIWSKGFFVSTVGINEEIIRKYVEMQTEEDTGQAQLDL
- a CDS encoding dihydroorotase gives rise to the protein MKAPTPHPPASSLLIKGGRVVDPANGIDGIFDIYCVDWKIAAIEKSGVRSRESGVRSIDAAGLIVCPGFIDMHTHLREPGYEYKEDIKTGTMAAAAGGWTSVACMANTDPVNDNSSVTDYILKKAKEEGIVHVLPIGAVTKGLKGETLAEIGELKDAGCIAISDDGRTIMNSRIMRLAMEYSKPFNLPVISHCEDLSLALDGVMNEGFISTKLGLKGIPNAVEDVMVARDIALAERTGAKLHIAHISTKGAVELVRNAKKRGINVTAEAAPHHFTLTDEAVSGYNTNAKMNPPLRSPEDVEAIKIGLKDGTIDAIATDHAPQNTDEKDVEFDKAANGIIGLETAFPLSLRLVDEGVLSMSALIEKLSANPARILELAQKGSLKVGNDADITIIDLNKEWVVDADKLKSKSKNTPFDGWRMKGMASKTIVAGKVVYEG